The following proteins are co-located in the Polystyrenella longa genome:
- the menC gene encoding o-succinylbenzoate synthase, whose protein sequence is MKIDRIELFLVAMPLITPWRTAYGEDAEVHSVLCRMTSGSVDAWGESCSLAAPCYSPGWGAGVFELCRQWLAPQIIGQDISSGEELHQKLSHFKGNPFAKAILDHAWWALESKLQNQPLHRLLGATRDEVVVGADFGVTDSLAELNNDIGDALDRKFPRVKLKFRPGWGLEMVQAVRKEFPDACMHIDCNSGYRLNDVELFKQLDEYQLAMYEQPLQHDDILDHSRLQAQITTPICLDETVKTRRIAQQAAEIESCGYVNIKPARVGGLTIAKQIHDDMQKAGIPCWVGGMLESATGVGLCIALSMLDNFTYPADIFPSERFYHQDLSDSPVSLYQDKTGVPTVRAFDQLPEPNLERLEKLSLQKADIR, encoded by the coding sequence ATGAAGATAGACCGCATCGAGTTGTTTCTAGTTGCCATGCCGCTGATTACACCCTGGCGTACTGCCTACGGGGAAGATGCCGAAGTTCATTCCGTTCTCTGTCGTATGACCAGCGGTTCCGTCGATGCCTGGGGAGAAAGTTGCTCGCTGGCGGCTCCCTGCTACAGCCCAGGTTGGGGAGCTGGTGTTTTCGAACTTTGTCGTCAATGGCTGGCCCCTCAAATTATTGGTCAGGATATTTCGAGCGGGGAAGAACTACATCAAAAATTGAGCCACTTCAAAGGAAACCCATTCGCCAAAGCGATACTGGATCATGCCTGGTGGGCGCTCGAAAGCAAATTGCAGAATCAACCTCTGCACCGGCTCCTCGGAGCGACCCGAGATGAAGTGGTCGTGGGTGCTGATTTTGGGGTGACAGATTCACTGGCTGAACTGAATAACGATATCGGCGATGCACTCGACAGAAAGTTCCCCCGCGTCAAACTGAAGTTCCGTCCCGGTTGGGGATTAGAAATGGTGCAGGCCGTTCGCAAGGAGTTCCCCGACGCCTGCATGCACATCGACTGCAATAGTGGATATCGACTTAACGACGTCGAACTCTTCAAGCAGTTGGACGAATACCAACTCGCCATGTATGAGCAGCCACTCCAGCACGACGATATCCTCGACCATTCCCGATTGCAGGCACAAATCACGACGCCCATCTGCCTGGATGAAACAGTCAAAACTCGCCGAATCGCTCAGCAGGCTGCAGAAATTGAAAGCTGTGGATATGTGAATATCAAACCGGCTCGCGTGGGCGGATTGACCATCGCCAAACAGATTCATGATGATATGCAAAAAGCAGGCATCCCTTGCTGGGTTGGGGGAATGCTGGAAAGCGCTACAGGAGTGGGGCTTTGTATTGCCCTCTCTATGCTCGACAACTTCACCTATCCGGCCGACATTTTCCCCAGCGAACGATTCTACCATCAGGATCTCAGCGACAGCCCGGTCAGCTTGTATCAGGACAAAACAGGGGTACCCACAGTTCGGGCATTTGACCAATTACCGGAACCAAACCTGGAGCGGCTCGAGAAATTATCTCTTCAGAAAGCAGACATTAGATAA
- a CDS encoding Hsp70 family protein gives MNQIPSSPKRHAVGIDFGTTYSSISCLNRHGQPITIPNEYGEPSTPSALLFEPGQEIVIGRRALERAIEQPEKVILYPKREIGKPNKKWYLNGETYTPVDLAALIIRKLLNHAERKVGRIRTAVITVPAQFSEVQRQEVVAAGHKAGLKTVDIINEPVAAALCHVLGTEGLWFTELTETQRILVFDLGGGTFDLSIVHYSPNEVQVIGGGGHLHLGGLDWSHKLEEYLCRKFSQRFQQPVAQDPHFLQQLVTETEQVKRTLSQKPEVEVTCEFNKERDTLKIQRKVFEELCEPLVEETRQITLDLLKKHNMGWAHIDAVLLVGGASRMPMIRRSMKKLSGRTLNSSLSPDHSIAHGAAYFAGMLSSNDGFARSILEEPAQQRLARMSQRSVNSRGLGIMVRTQENANRVPHYLIPTNTPLPAQVSQVFETVRPNQSMIKIPIIESGTQTDTSLVHLGDCRVENLPPNLPEGTEVLVTMKYDHAAMLEVSAKVLEGSTSSRMKITRSKNIVQQLEFDDKILPQRRPKSDSDLRQSPPLINEIQEAKAQKVESFPQKKWQPQTKKTRSKPIGKANTLTMAIIAAEKAVKEDQQVPSSIIKLASSAIPIPLCEDCMEPFDNEGNCSKCRNPMVQAKEFEIPKAVQQQQARFNQKKRHQKPTATRRPKK, from the coding sequence ATGAACCAGATTCCATCCTCTCCTAAACGACACGCCGTTGGCATCGACTTCGGTACAACTTACTCGTCCATTTCATGTTTGAACAGGCACGGGCAGCCGATCACGATCCCGAACGAATATGGAGAACCTTCCACACCGTCGGCTCTTCTGTTTGAACCGGGGCAGGAGATTGTAATTGGACGTCGCGCATTGGAACGCGCAATTGAACAGCCGGAGAAAGTGATTCTCTATCCCAAACGAGAAATCGGTAAGCCCAACAAGAAATGGTATCTCAATGGGGAAACCTACACTCCCGTTGACCTGGCCGCGTTGATCATTCGGAAATTATTGAATCATGCCGAACGCAAAGTCGGCCGTATTCGCACGGCAGTCATCACCGTTCCCGCGCAATTCAGCGAAGTCCAGCGTCAGGAAGTGGTCGCCGCAGGGCACAAGGCGGGCTTAAAGACGGTAGACATTATCAACGAACCCGTTGCAGCAGCGCTCTGCCATGTATTGGGCACTGAAGGGCTCTGGTTCACGGAACTGACAGAAACGCAAAGAATTCTTGTATTCGATCTGGGTGGAGGAACCTTTGATCTTTCAATCGTCCATTATTCCCCAAATGAAGTTCAAGTCATCGGAGGAGGAGGGCATCTCCATCTAGGAGGACTCGATTGGAGCCATAAACTCGAAGAGTATCTCTGTCGCAAGTTCTCACAGCGGTTCCAACAACCCGTTGCTCAGGATCCCCATTTTCTGCAACAGCTTGTTACAGAAACGGAACAGGTCAAACGAACCCTTAGTCAGAAACCTGAGGTGGAAGTCACTTGCGAGTTCAACAAGGAGCGTGACACCTTGAAGATTCAACGCAAGGTGTTTGAAGAATTGTGCGAACCACTTGTGGAAGAGACTCGGCAGATTACGTTGGACCTGCTCAAAAAACATAATATGGGTTGGGCGCATATTGATGCTGTGCTACTTGTCGGGGGGGCATCACGCATGCCGATGATCCGGCGAAGTATGAAAAAACTCAGTGGACGGACTTTAAACAGTTCTCTATCGCCCGACCACTCCATCGCTCACGGTGCCGCCTATTTTGCCGGAATGCTGTCGAGCAACGATGGCTTCGCCCGATCTATCCTGGAAGAACCGGCGCAACAGCGATTGGCAAGGATGTCTCAGCGTTCCGTGAATTCCCGGGGACTGGGCATCATGGTCAGGACGCAGGAGAATGCAAATCGAGTTCCTCATTACCTGATCCCAACGAACACCCCATTACCGGCGCAAGTTTCTCAGGTATTTGAGACAGTTCGGCCCAATCAATCAATGATCAAGATTCCGATCATCGAAAGTGGTACTCAAACGGATACATCACTCGTCCACTTGGGAGACTGCCGGGTCGAGAACCTTCCACCGAACTTGCCTGAAGGGACTGAAGTTCTCGTGACCATGAAATATGATCACGCCGCGATGCTGGAAGTTTCAGCGAAAGTACTCGAAGGAAGCACCAGTTCTCGAATGAAAATCACGCGATCAAAGAACATCGTGCAACAACTCGAATTCGATGACAAGATTCTTCCTCAACGTCGTCCCAAGTCCGATTCTGACCTGCGACAGTCTCCACCGCTCATCAATGAGATCCAGGAAGCCAAAGCCCAAAAAGTAGAGTCCTTCCCACAAAAGAAATGGCAGCCCCAGACAAAGAAGACTCGCTCAAAACCCATTGGGAAAGCGAACACGTTGACCATGGCAATAATAGCTGCCGAGAAAGCGGTTAAGGAAGACCAGCAAGTCCCCAGCAGTATTATTAAACTGGCCAGCTCTGCAATTCCGATCCCTTTATGTGAGGACTGCATGGAGCCGTTCGACAATGAAGGAAACTGCAGCAAATGCAGAAATCCCATGGTCCAAGCCAAAGAGTTTGAGATTCCGAAAGCAGTCCAGCAACAGCAAGCCCGGTTCAACCAGAAAAAAAGACACCAAAAACCAACAGCAACTCGACGTCCAAAAAAGTAA
- a CDS encoding diphosphate--fructose-6-phosphate 1-phosphotransferase, giving the protein MSTPKNLVVAQSGGPSPVINNTLRGIVEMARELPEIGDVYAGWHGIEGVLKEELINLTAQNPEEIALLRTTPAAGSIGTCRYKLKDHQNEDFDRIMDVFKAHNVGYFIYIGGNDSMDTANKVAKLGQERGLDLIGIGGPKTIDNDVGDSEFKLIDHTPGYASTARYWSHMVQLANEENRGSSPADPVLVLQAMGRRIGFIPAAARLADPNREMPLQIYLAERPTSLDQISENVNAQLKKDGRCIVVVSEGLDLGDIGEVKDSFGHVSFSASKMTAAQLVVNGLNDRGLPVKGAARYNIPGTDQRHNIIYASTVDLQEAYILGQKAAELAANKESGFMSTILREPGPLYNVRYDKAPLDKVANSERKFLDNWISPCGTDVTDEFVNYAKPLIGEDWVSVPMIDGRMRMSQLERKFADQKLEAYVPQADRE; this is encoded by the coding sequence GTGTCGACACCCAAGAATCTTGTCGTGGCTCAATCTGGCGGGCCCTCCCCCGTGATCAATAATACCCTGCGGGGGATCGTCGAAATGGCTCGCGAACTCCCGGAGATCGGCGATGTCTACGCCGGTTGGCATGGGATCGAAGGGGTGTTGAAAGAGGAATTGATCAATCTGACGGCCCAGAACCCCGAAGAAATCGCCCTGCTCCGGACGACTCCCGCTGCGGGATCGATTGGTACCTGTCGTTACAAGCTGAAAGATCATCAGAACGAAGACTTCGACCGCATTATGGATGTCTTTAAAGCCCACAATGTTGGCTACTTCATCTACATCGGTGGAAACGACTCGATGGACACCGCCAACAAGGTGGCCAAACTGGGACAGGAACGAGGCCTTGACCTCATCGGAATCGGTGGACCGAAAACAATCGACAACGATGTGGGGGACAGCGAATTCAAATTAATCGACCATACTCCCGGATACGCCAGTACCGCCCGTTACTGGTCGCACATGGTTCAACTTGCGAATGAAGAGAACCGGGGAAGTTCACCCGCCGACCCTGTGCTGGTGCTTCAAGCAATGGGACGTCGAATTGGTTTCATTCCCGCTGCTGCGCGTCTGGCTGACCCCAACCGGGAAATGCCACTCCAAATCTATCTCGCCGAGCGACCGACTTCACTCGATCAGATTTCCGAAAACGTGAACGCCCAACTGAAAAAAGATGGCCGTTGTATCGTCGTCGTAAGTGAAGGACTGGATCTGGGAGACATTGGTGAAGTCAAAGACTCCTTCGGTCACGTTTCCTTTAGCGCCAGCAAAATGACGGCGGCTCAACTCGTGGTGAATGGTTTGAATGATCGCGGTCTCCCTGTGAAGGGAGCTGCCCGTTACAACATTCCTGGGACGGATCAGCGGCACAATATCATCTATGCTTCAACCGTCGACCTTCAGGAAGCCTACATTCTAGGACAGAAGGCTGCGGAACTGGCCGCCAATAAAGAGAGCGGTTTCATGTCCACCATTCTGCGGGAACCCGGCCCGCTGTACAACGTTCGCTACGATAAAGCCCCGCTCGACAAAGTGGCCAATAGCGAACGCAAATTCCTCGACAACTGGATTTCTCCTTGCGGAACTGATGTCACCGACGAATTTGTAAACTACGCCAAACCACTTATCGGTGAAGACTGGGTCAGCGTTCCCATGATTGACGGTCGGATGCGAATGTCCCAGCTGGAAAGAAAATTCGCCGATCAGAAACTGGAGGCATACGTTCCTCAGGCAGACCGCGAATAG
- a CDS encoding HAD family hydrolase, with amino-acid sequence MSEHPLDSFKKQHDFMIGIDSDGCAFDTMEIKHKECFIPNTIKYFGLQAVSKYAREAAEFVNLYSKWRGINRFPALTMTIDLLKERPEVAARDIKLMELKGVREWIERETKLGNPALKEEVAKTGDADLKLALEWSLAVNESVDDIVEGVSPFPFVKKSLDKLSTKADMIVCSATPNDALNKEWSEHGIAKYVAAICGQEAGSKKESLTTVKEHGYADDHILMMGDAPGDMNAAIAVNALFYPINPGHEEESWERFHDEACDKFLNGEFKGAYQDSLIAEFEKLLPDTPPWK; translated from the coding sequence GTGTCGGAACATCCTCTCGACTCATTTAAAAAACAACACGACTTCATGATTGGCATCGATTCAGATGGCTGCGCCTTCGATACGATGGAGATCAAACATAAAGAATGCTTCATTCCGAATACGATCAAGTATTTCGGGCTGCAAGCAGTCTCCAAGTACGCCCGCGAAGCCGCAGAGTTCGTAAATCTGTATTCGAAATGGCGGGGAATCAATCGCTTTCCAGCTCTGACGATGACGATCGATCTGTTGAAAGAACGCCCCGAAGTGGCGGCTCGCGACATCAAACTGATGGAATTGAAAGGCGTCCGCGAATGGATCGAACGCGAAACGAAGCTGGGCAACCCGGCTCTGAAAGAAGAAGTCGCTAAAACTGGTGATGCCGATCTTAAGCTGGCTCTGGAATGGTCTCTCGCCGTCAATGAATCTGTTGATGACATCGTCGAAGGAGTCAGCCCTTTTCCTTTCGTGAAGAAGTCACTCGACAAACTCAGCACGAAAGCGGATATGATTGTTTGCTCCGCCACGCCGAACGACGCGTTGAATAAAGAGTGGAGTGAACATGGGATCGCGAAGTATGTCGCCGCGATCTGTGGACAGGAAGCGGGAAGCAAAAAAGAATCGCTCACGACGGTGAAAGAGCATGGATACGCTGACGACCACATCCTGATGATGGGTGATGCTCCTGGCGACATGAATGCGGCCATCGCCGTGAATGCTCTATTCTATCCGATCAACCCTGGCCATGAAGAAGAGAGTTGGGAACGATTCCACGATGAAGCCTGCGATAAGTTCCTCAATGGAGAGTTCAAAGGGGCGTATCAGGATTCGCTCATCGCTGAATTCGAAAAGCTCCTCCCAGACACCCCGCCCTGGAAATAA
- the gnd gene encoding decarboxylating NADP(+)-dependent phosphogluconate dehydrogenase: protein MSQHDIGLIGLAVMGQNLVLNMANNGYSVGVYNRTTSTTDEFTEGNAAGKSITGYHDLKDLVANLKSPRKVMLMVKAGPAVDAIIETLTPMLDKEDIIIDGGNAEFNDSNRRTAEVEKSGLLFIGTGVSGGEEGALKGPSIMPGGSKAAWPHVKEIFQKISAKVGPNNDIPCCEWVGEAGAGHYVKMVHNGIEYGDMQLICEAYFILKHALGLSNEELYDVFSEWNEGVLDSYLIEITRDIFSVKDAGSDEYLVDKILDTAGQKGTGKWMSQHALDLGVPTTLITEAVYARCLSAQKEARVRASEILSGPETKFSGDKAQFIDDVKQALYASKLCSYAQGYVQLNAAAEEFGWKLNNGDIALLWRGGCIIRSTFLQDIKAAFDKNPQLENLLLDDFFRDAINQAQPGWRRAVSTAVELGLPVPGFSAALSYYDGYRQARLPANLLQAQRDYFGAHTYKRLDKEGTFHTDWIRERKTP, encoded by the coding sequence ATGTCACAGCATGATATTGGATTGATCGGTCTGGCGGTAATGGGACAGAACCTGGTTCTAAACATGGCCAATAATGGGTACAGCGTCGGTGTCTACAACCGCACGACGAGTACGACCGACGAGTTCACGGAAGGAAACGCCGCAGGCAAGTCGATCACGGGTTACCACGATCTGAAAGATCTGGTGGCCAACTTGAAAAGCCCGCGTAAAGTCATGCTGATGGTCAAAGCGGGACCTGCAGTGGACGCGATCATCGAAACGTTGACTCCGATGCTCGACAAAGAAGACATCATCATTGATGGTGGAAACGCCGAGTTCAATGATTCCAACCGTCGCACTGCTGAAGTCGAGAAAAGCGGACTGCTTTTCATCGGAACAGGTGTTTCCGGTGGAGAAGAAGGAGCCCTCAAAGGGCCTAGTATCATGCCCGGCGGGTCCAAAGCCGCCTGGCCCCACGTTAAAGAGATCTTCCAGAAGATCAGTGCCAAAGTCGGTCCGAACAACGACATCCCCTGTTGCGAATGGGTCGGAGAAGCAGGCGCCGGTCACTACGTGAAAATGGTTCACAACGGAATCGAATACGGTGACATGCAGTTGATCTGCGAAGCCTACTTTATCTTGAAACATGCTCTTGGCCTGTCCAATGAAGAACTGTACGACGTCTTCTCCGAATGGAACGAAGGAGTTCTGGACAGTTACCTGATCGAGATCACTCGCGATATCTTCTCTGTCAAAGATGCCGGAAGCGATGAATACCTGGTCGATAAGATCCTCGATACCGCGGGGCAAAAAGGGACTGGGAAATGGATGAGCCAGCACGCTCTGGATCTGGGCGTGCCGACCACGTTAATCACCGAAGCCGTTTATGCTCGCTGTCTATCAGCCCAGAAAGAGGCTCGCGTAAGAGCTTCTGAAATCCTGTCAGGTCCAGAGACCAAATTCAGTGGCGACAAGGCTCAGTTTATTGACGATGTCAAACAAGCCTTATACGCCTCAAAGCTTTGCAGTTATGCCCAAGGTTATGTTCAATTGAATGCCGCTGCTGAAGAGTTTGGCTGGAAGCTAAACAATGGCGATATTGCTCTGCTCTGGCGTGGTGGATGTATTATTCGTTCAACCTTCCTGCAGGACATCAAAGCAGCCTTCGACAAGAATCCTCAGCTGGAAAACCTGTTGCTGGACGACTTTTTCCGCGACGCGATCAATCAGGCTCAACCAGGTTGGCGGCGAGCTGTTTCGACAGCCGTCGAACTGGGGCTTCCCGTTCCTGGTTTCAGTGCAGCCCTCAGTTACTACGATGGATATCGTCAAGCCCGTCTTCCGGCCAACCTCTTGCAGGCACAGCGGGATTACTTTGGCGCTCATACCTACAAACGATTGGACAAAGAAGGTACTTTCCACACCGACTGGATTCGGGAACGAAAAACTCCTTAA
- a CDS encoding acyltransferase, which yields MSERQRNLSLDIAKLVLIGMVVAIHCEFLKEYDRIGYYLYDGLFRIAVPCFLLINGYFFYKFVDTKPRAWVIGVLERYAFWMMFYSFMWLRPDEYNVKSIALIIEYIILGFNHLWYLSAIIGASLLTLLTRKLPDWVRFASIIILYLCGYGLQYFREWQAFENPIMQFVFETPLVYRNFLFVGFPFFIMGYLINKYKMVENCNAIWPLLGIAFGVPAILFESHLNMEWSGRPDPLELLFPLIWVCPAIFILIMKSPVMRPATSLGYYANGIYFIHIFFLAIFKKFIHIDPVPRTLAVFAISFIATFFLIRLNKKFPFIL from the coding sequence ATGAGTGAACGGCAACGAAATCTTTCTCTCGACATCGCCAAACTGGTCCTGATCGGGATGGTGGTCGCAATCCACTGCGAGTTCTTGAAAGAATACGACCGGATCGGGTATTACCTCTACGATGGTTTGTTTCGTATTGCAGTTCCCTGCTTCCTGTTGATCAATGGGTACTTCTTTTACAAATTCGTTGACACGAAACCACGTGCCTGGGTGATCGGTGTGCTGGAGAGGTACGCTTTCTGGATGATGTTCTACTCATTCATGTGGCTCAGGCCGGATGAATACAATGTGAAGAGCATCGCGCTGATCATTGAGTACATCATCCTCGGCTTCAATCATCTCTGGTACCTCTCTGCGATTATCGGAGCGTCTCTGCTGACGTTACTCACGAGGAAATTACCCGATTGGGTACGATTTGCGTCAATCATTATTCTGTACCTCTGTGGATACGGCCTTCAGTATTTCCGGGAATGGCAAGCATTTGAAAACCCGATCATGCAGTTCGTTTTCGAGACCCCTCTTGTCTATCGCAACTTCTTATTCGTCGGTTTTCCTTTCTTTATCATGGGATACCTGATCAATAAGTATAAGATGGTGGAAAACTGTAACGCGATATGGCCACTACTCGGAATCGCATTCGGTGTGCCTGCCATTTTGTTCGAAAGTCACCTCAACATGGAATGGTCAGGGAGACCAGATCCTCTCGAACTGTTGTTCCCTCTAATCTGGGTTTGTCCGGCTATCTTTATCCTCATCATGAAATCGCCCGTCATGCGGCCGGCCACATCGTTGGGATATTACGCAAACGGTATCTACTTTATTCATATTTTCTTCCTGGCGATTTTCAAAAAGTTCATTCATATCGACCCCGTCCCACGGACGCTGGCCGTGTTTGCGATCTCCTTCATCGCCACTTTTTTTCTGATCCGCTTGAATAAAAAATTCCCTTTTATTCTTTGA
- a CDS encoding MBL fold metallo-hydrolase codes for MKLVCLGTGGYFPNDRRHTAGYLFPELGILFDAGSSAYRVIDCLQTDELDIFLSHAHLDHIVGLTFLLVPMHRKKIKTVRVHARAEDILAIKQHLLASQIFPVDIPFEYHEITGTVDLGKRGKVSTMPLRHPGGSLGYRIDWLDKSFAYITDTSWVNDYLEFVRGVDLLLHECYFPDGAEDLAELTGHSCTSQVTKLAKQAEVKHLGLIHIDPFRTDDDPIGIDAAQAIFPNTFVAEDNDELDF; via the coding sequence ATGAAACTGGTATGTCTTGGAACCGGCGGATATTTTCCGAATGACCGTCGACATACGGCCGGTTATCTATTTCCGGAACTTGGTATCCTGTTCGATGCCGGTTCCAGTGCCTATCGGGTTATCGATTGCCTGCAAACGGATGAGCTGGATATCTTCCTCTCGCACGCTCATCTCGATCACATTGTCGGGCTGACTTTTCTGCTGGTTCCCATGCACCGGAAGAAAATCAAAACGGTGAGAGTTCACGCACGTGCGGAAGATATTCTTGCCATCAAACAGCACTTGCTGGCCAGCCAGATCTTTCCAGTCGATATCCCCTTCGAATACCACGAAATCACAGGAACAGTAGATCTGGGGAAACGTGGAAAGGTGAGCACAATGCCTCTGCGACATCCTGGCGGATCGCTAGGATATCGCATCGACTGGCTCGATAAGTCATTCGCTTACATCACCGATACCTCTTGGGTGAATGACTATCTTGAGTTTGTGCGCGGAGTCGATCTGCTTCTGCATGAATGTTATTTTCCGGATGGAGCGGAAGATCTGGCGGAGTTGACGGGTCACAGCTGTACGTCCCAAGTCACCAAATTGGCGAAACAAGCGGAGGTCAAGCATCTCGGATTGATACATATCGATCCCTTCCGAACGGATGACGACCCAATAGGAATCGATGCCGCACAAGCCATCTTTCCGAATACCTTCGTTGCCGAAGACAATGACGAACTCGATTTTTAA
- a CDS encoding methyltransferase domain-containing protein translates to MSFALESLPLRCPLDQHSLESLFDQQALTCPQCHRVVPIQNGIPRFVEDAHLESFGTQWTRYDVAHEQEDRRTFEAKTGFRRDELKGKRVLDAGCGGGRYTRLVAAAGGYVSAVDHTRAVDKAVELCRDESANNSEQIQFLQADLKNLPFAPASFDYVFSIGVMHHDEETRAVFNAVARLVKPGGYYSVWLYRRNQEWQEKINNWLRCRTTTMPQERLEKWSRRGAILGRIPLLNRVANKVVNFSSHPNHENRVCDTFDWYAPQYQHHHTIAELLDWYESAGFHNLEVLPPEKTGYLYNWAYDKDLIIGSGVNVRGQRPVD, encoded by the coding sequence ATGTCATTCGCCCTGGAATCGCTCCCGCTTCGCTGCCCTCTCGATCAGCATTCGCTGGAATCGTTATTCGATCAACAAGCATTAACCTGCCCGCAATGTCATCGTGTCGTCCCCATTCAAAATGGCATACCTCGATTTGTAGAGGATGCGCATCTTGAATCTTTCGGAACACAATGGACTCGTTACGACGTCGCTCATGAGCAAGAAGATCGACGGACATTCGAGGCAAAGACCGGTTTCCGACGGGACGAATTAAAAGGCAAAAGAGTTCTTGACGCTGGATGCGGAGGGGGCCGCTATACTCGATTGGTTGCTGCTGCGGGAGGTTATGTTTCCGCAGTCGATCACACCCGCGCTGTTGATAAAGCGGTGGAGCTATGTCGCGATGAATCAGCTAATAATTCTGAGCAAATCCAATTTCTTCAAGCTGATCTTAAGAATCTGCCGTTCGCACCGGCCTCATTCGACTATGTCTTTTCGATTGGTGTGATGCACCATGACGAAGAGACTCGGGCGGTCTTCAACGCCGTAGCCCGGTTGGTGAAACCGGGTGGTTATTATTCGGTCTGGCTTTATCGACGAAACCAGGAGTGGCAAGAGAAAATCAACAATTGGTTACGCTGTCGCACGACGACGATGCCTCAGGAACGACTCGAAAAATGGAGCCGTCGGGGAGCAATACTGGGGCGTATCCCTTTGCTGAACAGGGTTGCCAACAAAGTGGTAAATTTCAGTAGTCATCCGAATCATGAAAATCGTGTTTGCGATACCTTCGACTGGTACGCGCCCCAGTACCAGCATCACCACACGATTGCCGAACTTCTCGACTGGTACGAATCCGCTGGATTTCACAATCTGGAAGTCCTTCCCCCAGAGAAAACAGGTTATCTTTATAATTGGGCTTACGATAAGGATCTCATTATTGGTAGTGGGGTGAATGTACGAGGCCAACGACCGGTAGACTAA
- a CDS encoding sialidase family protein — protein MPNRFPIFCLLAIACLLITSPKSLEASEPKLLSVEKIWDQGEHNAFTDIVWFNDKFFVTFRESADHVGGDGQIRVLVSENGDDWNSASLIEEEGVDLRDPKFSITPQGKLMLSLGGSVYNGTKILESRQPYVSFSEDGKNWSAPEKIMEEGDWLWRVTWHDGVGYGSSRIMVPNENGKGDTKIASLYKTTDGRSYEKILTWDIDGNPNETTLRFMPDGEMIALVRRESADQRGLIGRAEPPYTAWKFTPTNYRFGGPNFIRLPNGEMWAGSRHHPGGAKTGLFRMTLDNLELVTLLPSGGDTSYPGFLWHNDILWMSYYASHEGKTSIYLAKFRLEE, from the coding sequence ATGCCGAATCGGTTTCCGATCTTTTGCCTTCTTGCAATTGCCTGTCTGCTGATTACCTCCCCGAAATCTCTTGAAGCGAGCGAACCCAAGCTGCTTTCCGTCGAAAAGATCTGGGACCAGGGTGAACACAATGCGTTTACTGATATCGTGTGGTTCAATGACAAGTTCTTCGTCACGTTCCGGGAATCGGCTGACCATGTTGGCGGAGACGGCCAGATTCGTGTCTTGGTTTCTGAAAATGGGGACGATTGGAATTCGGCCTCACTTATTGAAGAAGAGGGAGTCGACCTGCGCGATCCCAAATTCTCCATTACCCCTCAGGGAAAACTGATGCTCTCTCTGGGAGGTTCGGTCTACAACGGCACTAAGATTCTGGAAAGTCGGCAACCTTACGTTTCCTTTTCTGAGGATGGCAAGAACTGGTCCGCTCCCGAGAAAATTATGGAAGAAGGCGACTGGCTCTGGCGCGTTACCTGGCATGACGGTGTCGGTTACGGCAGCTCGCGTATCATGGTTCCTAACGAAAACGGCAAAGGTGATACGAAGATTGCCTCGCTGTATAAGACGACTGACGGGCGCAGCTATGAAAAAATCCTGACTTGGGACATAGATGGTAACCCGAACGAAACAACGCTCCGATTCATGCCTGATGGCGAAATGATCGCCTTGGTTCGCAGAGAATCAGCAGACCAACGAGGATTAATCGGTCGTGCTGAGCCCCCCTACACCGCTTGGAAATTCACTCCCACCAACTATCGGTTTGGCGGTCCGAACTTCATCCGGCTTCCTAATGGAGAGATGTGGGCCGGCAGCCGTCATCATCCCGGCGGTGCGAAAACGGGCCTCTTCCGCATGACGCTTGATAATCTCGAACTGGTCACCCTCCTCCCTTCCGGTGGAGATACCAGCTACCCCGGATTTCTCTGGCACAACGACATCCTCTGGATGAGTTACTACGCCAGCCACGAAGGCAAAACGAGCATCTATCTGGCGAAGTTCAGGTTGGAGGAATAA